A section of the Pseudanabaena mucicola str. Chao 1806 genome encodes:
- a CDS encoding isochorismatase encodes MTTQLITQLPIPAFFDRHKVSSVWRVPYQDRANQAEAWAKQHGITPAAKDRKKICLMAIDVQNTFCIPDHELYVGGRSGTGAIDDNVRLCEFIYRNLHHISEIAPTMDTHTAMQIFHPIFWINDAGEHPIPNATSITLEDVQQGKWKVNPAIAYSLAKGNYMAIQRHALHYVQKLSDEGKFPLTVWAYHSMLGGIGHALVSAVEEAMFFHNIARHSQTNFEIKGGNPLTENYSVLRPEVIDGADGRPIAQKNTRFLKRLLEFDAVIIAGQAKSHCVAWTIQDLLSEILTHDPKLAKKVYLLEDCTSPVVVPNVVDYTEQADAAFKRFADAGMYLVKSTDAMETWTDLNLV; translated from the coding sequence ATGACTACTCAACTTATTACCCAACTTCCCATCCCTGCCTTTTTTGATCGCCACAAAGTCAGCTCGGTATGGCGCGTTCCCTATCAAGATCGGGCGAACCAAGCCGAAGCATGGGCGAAACAACATGGCATTACTCCTGCTGCAAAGGATCGTAAAAAAATATGTCTAATGGCGATCGATGTGCAGAATACCTTTTGTATCCCCGATCATGAGTTATATGTAGGTGGACGCTCTGGTACTGGTGCGATCGATGACAACGTGCGGCTTTGCGAATTTATCTATCGCAATCTCCACCATATCAGTGAAATTGCGCCCACTATGGACACTCACACCGCCATGCAGATCTTCCATCCCATCTTTTGGATAAATGATGCGGGTGAACATCCCATTCCCAATGCGACTTCCATCACCTTAGAAGATGTGCAGCAAGGTAAGTGGAAAGTAAATCCTGCGATCGCCTATAGTCTTGCCAAGGGTAATTACATGGCAATTCAGCGCCACGCCTTGCATTATGTCCAGAAGCTCAGTGATGAAGGCAAGTTTCCCCTCACCGTATGGGCGTACCACTCTATGCTCGGTGGCATCGGTCACGCTCTAGTTTCGGCTGTGGAAGAAGCGATGTTTTTCCATAATATTGCGAGGCATAGCCAGACAAACTTTGAGATTAAAGGCGGCAATCCTCTTACAGAGAACTATTCCGTCTTACGTCCTGAAGTGATAGATGGAGCCGATGGCAGACCGATCGCCCAAAAGAATACGCGCTTCTTGAAAAGGTTGCTAGAGTTTGATGCCGTAATCATTGCAGGACAAGCAAAAAGTCATTGCGTCGCATGGACAATTCAAGACCTGCTCAGCGAAATTCTCACCCACGATCCCAAACTTGCCAAAAAAGTCTATCTACTTGAAGATTGCACTTCGCCTGTCGTTGTTCCTAATGTGGTCGATTACACCGAACAAGCCGATGCTGCATTCAAGCGTTTTGCCGATGCAGGGATGTACTTGGTGAAATCCACAGATGCAATGGAAACTTGGACAGATCTCAATCTTGTGTAA
- a CDS encoding BCD family MFS transporter, with the protein MNNQVDAINFEELPPKLPLIQMFRIGLFQMGLGIMSLLIAGLLNRLMINELTIPATLAAAFIAMPLFVSPTRIWFGQTSDAKTIFGTHRSGYVWIGAIVFALVAFLTTQVMWQLGRSVHAIGWNGITYGWAIALGATFAIYGMAISFSSTPFAALLVDISDEEERSKLVGIVWSMLMVGIVIGAIAVSRLLPCTEAPPSNISIFANSDRLAQLQKAINSVFLIIPAAVVGMSFFATYGIEQKYSRYKLRVAQNHILNGTNATEDKLSLSRALQVLTASKQTGLFFSFLLMMTIGIFMQDAIMEPFGGAVFGMSICATTQLNAAFGTGTLIGLSSSGFLVVPKLGKENSTRLGCYLVAVSCVLLLVSGFIQKTWALQASLALFGFSSGITTAGALSLMLDLTAAETAGTFVGAWGLSQAIARGLATVTGGVVLDIGKKIFSDSNSLAYSFVFVCEAAVMIVAVFLLSRVNVREFRSDAKQAIATVFANEID; encoded by the coding sequence ATGAATAACCAAGTTGATGCCATAAATTTCGAGGAATTACCGCCTAAATTGCCACTGATCCAGATGTTTCGGATTGGTCTATTTCAGATGGGCTTAGGCATTATGTCCTTGTTGATTGCAGGGTTACTTAATAGGTTGATGATTAATGAGTTAACAATTCCTGCCACCCTTGCCGCCGCATTTATTGCTATGCCTCTGTTTGTTTCGCCAACTCGCATTTGGTTTGGACAAACTTCCGATGCTAAAACTATTTTTGGAACCCATCGTTCAGGCTATGTATGGATTGGTGCAATAGTATTCGCTCTAGTTGCCTTCTTGACGACACAGGTGATGTGGCAATTAGGGCGCAGTGTCCATGCGATTGGTTGGAATGGCATTACTTATGGATGGGCGATCGCTTTAGGTGCAACGTTTGCCATCTATGGGATGGCTATTAGTTTTAGTTCCACTCCCTTTGCGGCTTTATTAGTGGATATCTCTGACGAAGAGGAGCGATCCAAATTAGTGGGAATCGTATGGTCGATGCTGATGGTGGGAATTGTGATTGGGGCGATCGCCGTTTCGAGATTGCTACCCTGTACCGAAGCGCCGCCCAGCAATATTTCGATTTTTGCTAATAGCGATCGCCTTGCTCAACTCCAAAAAGCGATTAATTCTGTCTTTCTAATTATTCCTGCTGCTGTAGTTGGCATGTCTTTTTTTGCGACCTATGGTATAGAACAGAAGTATTCGCGTTATAAGTTACGAGTTGCTCAAAATCATATTCTCAATGGAACGAATGCGACCGAGGATAAACTTAGTCTTAGCAGGGCTTTACAGGTTTTGACTGCAAGCAAACAAACGGGTTTATTCTTCTCATTTTTGCTGATGATGACTATTGGCATTTTTATGCAAGATGCGATTATGGAACCCTTTGGCGGCGCAGTATTTGGCATGAGTATTTGTGCGACCACTCAACTCAATGCGGCTTTTGGCACGGGGACTTTAATAGGACTTAGTTCTTCGGGATTTTTAGTAGTTCCTAAACTCGGTAAGGAGAATTCTACGAGATTAGGTTGCTATCTAGTGGCAGTGAGTTGTGTTCTGTTACTAGTATCTGGTTTTATCCAAAAGACTTGGGCTTTGCAAGCTTCTCTTGCTCTGTTTGGCTTCTCGTCAGGTATTACGACTGCGGGTGCATTGAGTCTCATGCTTGACTTAACAGCCGCCGAAACTGCGGGAACCTTTGTCGGTGCTTGGGGTTTATCTCAGGCGATCGCCAGAGGGTTAGCGACAGTTACAGGTGGCGTGGTGTTAGATATTGGAAAGAAGATATTCAGTGATTCTAATTCCTTAGCCTATAGCTTTGTATTTGTTTGTGAGGCTGCGGTTATGATTGTCGCTGTATTTTTACTCAGTCGTGTGAATGTCAGGGAATTTCGCAGCGATGCAAAACAGGCGATCGCAACAGTATTTGCCAATGAAATCGATTAA
- a CDS encoding PAP/fibrillin family protein, whose product MTSTTRKANLLNAIAPVNRGLKMTEDQRKAIFSAVAYLEELNPTPAPTQNPDLLDGNWLLLFTTSQELLGIDRLPLYKLGNIYQCLRVSEGKIFNVAEVKGLPWLSGLVSVCANFSVVNEKRVKVNFERLVAGSQTLIGYQDVNSFIETLRLPKKLLAIDFQIKREDQKGWLETTYIDQDLRIGRGNEGNLFVLRKV is encoded by the coding sequence ATGACTAGTACTACTCGCAAAGCAAATCTCCTCAATGCGATCGCCCCTGTGAATCGCGGTTTAAAAATGACAGAGGATCAGCGCAAAGCCATTTTTTCGGCAGTTGCCTATCTCGAAGAGTTAAATCCCACGCCTGCTCCAACTCAAAACCCTGATTTGCTAGATGGTAATTGGTTACTGCTCTTTACGACCAGTCAAGAGCTTTTAGGGATTGATCGCTTGCCACTTTATAAACTAGGCAATATCTATCAGTGCTTGCGAGTCTCTGAGGGCAAAATCTTTAATGTTGCTGAAGTTAAGGGTTTGCCATGGCTTAGTGGATTAGTTAGTGTCTGTGCCAATTTCTCAGTGGTGAATGAGAAACGGGTTAAGGTAAATTTTGAGCGTTTAGTGGCTGGTTCGCAAACTTTGATAGGTTATCAGGATGTGAATAGCTTTATTGAGACTTTACGATTACCTAAGAAATTATTAGCGATCGATTTTCAAATTAAGCGCGAAGATCAAAAGGGCTGGCTGGAAACTACTTATATAGATCAAGACTTACGCATTGGTCGCGGCAATGAAGGAAATTTGTTTGTTTTAAGAAAAGTATAA
- the ykgO gene encoding type B 50S ribosomal protein L36, with protein sequence MKVVSSLRSAKTRHKDCKIVRRRGRIYVICKTNPKFKARQG encoded by the coding sequence ATGAAAGTTGTTAGCTCCCTCAGATCGGCAAAAACTCGCCATAAGGACTGCAAAATTGTACGTCGTCGCGGCAGAATATATGTCATTTGTAAGACAAACCCAAAGTTCAAAGCTCGTCAAGGATAA
- a CDS encoding glycosyltransferase family 4 protein translates to MLHPTAIPYLVAFAVSAIVVWLSTPIIRYFGLKAGLVDKPNHRKMHTTPVVRVGGIAIFIGSVTALLLVWAGGYFGILPQNREYEVWGVTIGGAAFFLIGFADDLFNLPPLPRLIAQLAVSAAAWRVGVRIDFISIPFWGIIKFGWFSLPITMVWLSGMANAINWLDGLDGLAAGVSTIAAAVILITSLFMNQPAAALIAAALAGGCLGFLRYNFKPKSSAEIFMGDGGAYFLGFTLAGVSVIGLVKAVATVALIMPYMILAVPIVDATAVILQRIGRGESPMAAGKQHLHHRLVQAGVSKRLTVLFIYALTLWVGSIAMAISGMPAGGTYAAISTLLMIYACWKVWQRIRAKELRSQQEKSAQASQLSER, encoded by the coding sequence ATGCTGCATCCAACTGCCATTCCTTACTTGGTCGCCTTTGCAGTATCTGCGATCGTGGTGTGGCTGAGTACTCCGATTATTCGCTATTTCGGACTCAAAGCAGGATTAGTAGATAAGCCTAACCATCGCAAGATGCATACAACGCCTGTAGTACGTGTTGGCGGCATAGCAATTTTTATAGGAAGCGTCACCGCCCTTCTATTAGTCTGGGCTGGTGGATATTTTGGAATATTGCCACAAAATAGGGAATATGAAGTTTGGGGTGTCACAATTGGTGGAGCAGCCTTTTTCTTAATTGGATTTGCTGATGATTTATTTAACCTGCCACCATTACCACGCTTAATTGCTCAGTTAGCTGTATCCGCCGCCGCTTGGCGCGTGGGTGTGCGTATTGACTTTATCTCAATACCATTTTGGGGAATTATCAAGTTTGGCTGGTTTAGCTTGCCAATTACAATGGTGTGGCTTTCGGGTATGGCAAATGCGATCAATTGGTTGGATGGTTTGGATGGACTTGCCGCAGGTGTTTCGACGATCGCTGCAGCCGTAATTCTAATCACCAGTCTCTTTATGAATCAACCTGCTGCTGCTTTGATTGCAGCAGCCCTTGCAGGAGGATGTTTAGGTTTTTTGCGCTATAACTTTAAGCCCAAAAGTTCGGCGGAAATTTTCATGGGTGATGGGGGCGCTTACTTTTTGGGATTCACTCTTGCTGGCGTAAGTGTAATCGGTCTAGTCAAAGCGGTAGCAACCGTGGCACTAATCATGCCCTATATGATTTTAGCTGTACCAATTGTAGACGCGACGGCTGTAATTTTACAGCGTATTGGTAGAGGTGAGTCACCAATGGCGGCAGGAAAGCAGCATTTGCATCATCGTCTAGTTCAGGCAGGTGTATCAAAACGACTCACGGTTCTATTTATCTATGCCCTGACGCTGTGGGTTGGTAGTATTGCGATGGCGATTTCTGGAATGCCTGCGGGGGGAACCTATGCGGCAATTAGTACTTTGCTGATGATCTATGCTTGCTGGAAAGTATGGCAAAGAATTAGAGCGAAAGAATTGCGATCGCAACAAGAGAAATCTGCTCAAGCCTCTCAACTAAGTGAACGCTAA
- the pyrE gene encoding orotate phosphoribosyltransferase — protein MEHPNREKLLDLFCRLAYKSGDFTLSSGQKSTYYINGKLVTLHPFGGLWTGQVLLSMLPEGTGAVAGLTLGADPIVSAVSVVSAYESKPIPALIIRKQPKGHGTGAWIEGPELVPNTNVVVLEDVVTTGQSALFAVEKLRDAGYTVTHVLTLVDRQQGGAELYAKEGLQFGAIFDIGEIQSYAKGIS, from the coding sequence GTGGAACATCCAAATCGCGAAAAGTTACTAGACCTATTTTGTCGCCTTGCCTATAAAAGTGGGGACTTTACATTGTCTTCTGGTCAAAAAAGTACCTATTACATCAATGGAAAGCTAGTAACACTACATCCATTTGGTGGACTATGGACAGGGCAAGTCCTATTATCAATGTTGCCAGAAGGTACAGGAGCAGTGGCAGGTTTAACATTGGGTGCTGATCCGATCGTGAGTGCCGTTAGCGTAGTCTCTGCTTACGAAAGCAAACCCATTCCTGCTTTGATCATCCGCAAACAGCCCAAAGGACATGGGACAGGTGCATGGATTGAGGGACCTGAACTTGTGCCGAATACGAATGTAGTCGTACTAGAGGATGTGGTGACAACAGGGCAATCTGCTTTATTTGCAGTTGAAAAACTTCGCGATGCAGGCTATACCGTAACCCATGTATTAACTTTGGTCGATCGCCAACAGGGGGGGGCTGAGCTATACGCAAAGGAAGGTTTACAATTTGGTGCTATATTCGATATTGGCGAAATTCAAAGCTATGCCAAGGGAATTAGTTAA
- the psb32 gene encoding photosystem II repair protein Psb32 — MVMKNLLQRLQCILQALSRISNRWQRLGFGAIALLISFNLLMVPALALQVSDIPDLAEIKTLADQTWVIDDSEVLSTLTKSTIASKAAKLAEQTGIEVHVVAIQRIDLGQLASEFATELFNKWFPTDKEKANQVLLFLATEDHRTAIQTGSKVKEVLPESIATSIADETMLYPARKANYNQAVNEGIARLETVLRGNPDPGAPLLVVEESETSNYATKEETEASSSNVVVILLLILATLLPMATYYWLQGKP; from the coding sequence ATGGTGATGAAAAATTTATTACAGCGTTTACAGTGCATTTTACAAGCATTATCAAGAATCAGTAATAGATGGCAGAGGCTCGGTTTTGGCGCGATCGCTTTATTAATTAGCTTTAATTTATTGATGGTTCCCGCCTTAGCATTACAAGTCTCTGATATTCCTGATCTTGCTGAGATTAAAACTTTAGCAGATCAAACTTGGGTCATTGATGACTCAGAGGTACTGAGCACTTTGACTAAAAGCACAATCGCAAGTAAAGCGGCAAAACTAGCTGAACAAACTGGCATTGAAGTCCATGTAGTCGCCATTCAGCGAATTGATTTAGGACAACTTGCATCTGAATTTGCCACCGAACTATTTAACAAATGGTTCCCCACAGATAAAGAAAAAGCCAATCAAGTATTATTGTTTCTGGCGACTGAAGACCATCGTACTGCCATTCAAACTGGCTCAAAGGTAAAGGAAGTCTTACCCGAAAGCATTGCCACCAGTATAGCCGATGAGACCATGCTCTATCCAGCACGTAAGGCAAATTACAACCAAGCTGTTAATGAAGGAATAGCCCGTTTAGAAACTGTACTCAGAGGCAATCCTGATCCTGGTGCACCGCTATTGGTGGTAGAAGAATCAGAGACAAGTAATTACGCAACCAAGGAGGAGACTGAAGCGAGTTCTTCTAATGTAGTTGTAATTTTGCTACTAATTTTAGCGACACTATTGCCGATGGCAACTTATTACTGGCTCCAAGGTAAACCATAA